Proteins encoded together in one Lathyrus oleraceus cultivar Zhongwan6 chromosome 5, CAAS_Psat_ZW6_1.0, whole genome shotgun sequence window:
- the LOC127080292 gene encoding uncharacterized protein LOC127080292 codes for MATHVEDDKLIIHYFQDSFSGAPSKWYLSLDQRARVEYGLRNGKLVAVAGTSSVNPKKFSGGFPKKKEGETNDVSIGQGRTLPRRRHQQQYSQQQYAYQPPPIYRPAPAQQRAPAPPDYQQAPVAPAYQQPRAQAPRKKAQNQNRRHGDRATFNPIPMSYIELYPSLLQKCLVVPRPMGSPPDRLPPWYNPNAHCPFHEGSLGHDLEGCYALKHRVRELIDSKTLYFRDIGPNVKNNPLPLNGYPIVNAIEDASAGVMVDKVDDAKTPLAAFHARLVEAGMIDNEDVSVIEPCFNLPESVEIPYYSRRVMPTNSHPSPVVICMPTSFPYESTKFVPWKYEITVMDKIVEGSEDSEVTEIVNEDVTNIAGMSRMAHSGRIYTPEFNVTPQVPAKESTVIAPAKEPEVVQSEDVVEFLKLIKRSDYKVVDHLHQTPSILSLLLNSQAHREALLKMLCQGHVTQSITVDQFDGVVANITTCNTLSFSEQELPEDGQNHNRALHISVKCKDDALARVLVDTGSSLNVMPRECFQSCLIKY; via the exons ATGGCTACTCACGTGGAAGATGACAAGCTGATAatccattatttccaagatagcTTTAGTGGGGCTCCTTCCAAATGGTATTTGAGTCTGGATCAAA GAGCTCGTGTTGAGTATGGCTTAAGAAATGGTAAACTTGTAGCTGTGGCCGGAACTTCAAGTGTTAATCCAAAGAAGTTCTCTGGAGGATTTCCCAaaaagaaggaaggtgaaaccaatgaTGTGTCTATTGGCCAAGGAAGAACTCTTCCAAGAAGAagacatcaacaacaatattcaCAACAGCAGTAT GCTTATCAACCACCTCCAATTTATCGACCAGCTCCAGCTCAACAACGTGCTCCTGCTCCCCCAGATTATCAGCAAGCACCAGTCGCTCCTGCCTATCAACAACCGAGAGCTCAAGCTCCAAGAAAAAAGGCTCAAAATCAAAACAGGAGACATGGGGATAGGGCAACCTTCAATCCAATTCCAATGTCATATATTGAGCTCTATCCCTCTCTGTTGCAAAAATGTTTGGTGGTTCCTAGACCTATGGGATCTCCACCTGATCGTCTGCCTCCCTGGTACAACCCTAATGCACATTGTCCTTTTCATGAGGGTTCCCTCGGGCATGACCTAGAGGGTTGCTATGCTTTGAAGCATAGGGTTCGTGAGCTGATTGATAGCAAGACTCTGTATTTTAGGGATATAGGACCAAACGTGAAGAATAATCCTCTTCCTCTCAATGGATACCCTATAGTGAACGCAATTGAAGATGCCTCTGCTGGTGTTATGGTTGATAAGGTTGATGATGCTAAGACTCCTTTGGCAGCATTCCATGCCCGATTGGTCGAAGCTGGTATGATTGAT AATGAAGATGTGTCAGTAATTGAACCTTGTTTCAATTTACCTGAATCGGTTGAAATCCCTTACTATAGTAGGAGAGTGATGCCTACGAATAGTCATCCATCACCTGTTGTGATCTGTATGCCTACGTCGTTTCCATATGAAAGCACCAAATTTGTGCCTTGGAAATATGAGATCACCGTTATGGACAAGATCGTTGAAGGAAGTGAAGATAGTGAAGTGACAGAAATTGTGAATGAAGACGTCACCAATATTGCAGGAATGAGCAGAATGGCCCATAGTGGTCGGATCTATACACCTGAATTCAATGTGACTCCTCAAGTACCGGCCAAGGAATCTACAGTTATAGCTCCTGCTAAAGAACCTGAAGTCGTCCAATCTGAAGATGTTGTTGAATTCCTAAAGTTGATAAAGAGAAGTGATTACAAGGTTGTGGATCACCTGCATCAGACACCATCTATTTTGTCTCTGCTATTGAACTCCCAAgcccatagggaggctttgttgaagatgcTTTGCCAAGGTCATGTAACACAAAGCATAACAGTAGACCAGTTTGATGGGGTGGTTGCAAATATCACAACTTGCAATACTTTAAGCTTTAGTGAACAGGAATTACCTGAAGATGGACAAAATCACAATCGTGCTCTCCATATCTCAGTGAAGTGCAAAGATGATGCTTTAGCAAgagttttggttgataccggatCTTCTTTAAATGTGATGCCAAGAGAATGCTTCCAAAGTTGTCTTATCAAGTACTAG